CCACAAAAACTTAGTGCACAACATGAAAAATTTTTATACACATAAAGAATTTTAAGGAGGATTTCTATGAGATTAAGTTATTCAATATTAGTTATTTTAATTATTTCACTATCCTTAAATACTGCTTACGGTGAGTCTAAAGAAAAATTAAGTAGTAAAAAAGTTAAAGAATATAGGATAGAAAGAAGTATTTCAAAAGAAGCGCGTGCATGTATAGAGTGCCATAAAGTAGAAACCCCGGGTATCTTTAATGATTGGGCAAATAGTAGACATGCTAACGCAAATATAACGTGTATAGATTGCCATTTAGCAGATGATGCTGATAAAGATATAAGTACCTCTCACGAAGAAGAATATGATAAAAATAAAAAATATTATGAGCTAAAAGTTCCTGTCTCTGCGGTTGTTACACCAAAGGATTGCTCTAGGTGCCATCCTGACGAAGTAAAAGAATACGAACGAAGTAAACACGCAAATACACTTGATATAATATGGAAGATTGATCCATGGTTAAAAAAAGGAATGGCAAGCGATAATGAACGTATTGCAGGATGCTACACTTGCCACGGCTCAGTGGTAAAGCTAGAAAAAGGTAAACCAACTAATGACACATGGCCTAATGTTGGTGTTGGTAGAATTAACCCTGATGGAAGCAAAGGGAGCTGTTCAAGTTGTCACACTAGGCACAAATTCTCTGTTGCAGAAGCAAGAAAACCAGAAGCATGTGGACAATGTCATTTAGGACCTGATCACCCACAAATGGAGATTTATATGGAGTCAAAACATGGCGATATTTATAAAACTGAAGGGGACGAATATAATTGGACTGCAGCAGGCGGTACCTGGACAGCTGGCGTTGACTTTAGAGCACCAACGTGCGCCTCTTGCCATATGTCTGGCTCTGGAG
This window of the Deferribacterota bacterium genome carries:
- a CDS encoding multiheme c-type cytochrome, translated to MRLSYSILVILIISLSLNTAYGESKEKLSSKKVKEYRIERSISKEARACIECHKVETPGIFNDWANSRHANANITCIDCHLADDADKDISTSHEEEYDKNKKYYELKVPVSAVVTPKDCSRCHPDEVKEYERSKHANTLDIIWKIDPWLKKGMASDNERIAGCYTCHGSVVKLEKGKPTNDTWPNVGVGRINPDGSKGSCSSCHTRHKFSVAEARKPEACGQCHLGPDHPQMEIYMESKHGDIYKTEGDEYNWTAAGGTWTAGVDFRAPTCASCHMSGSGDVATTHDVTERLSWELQAPLTIRPSEFKPLPAKTDWAIERDKMKSICKDCHGETWVENHYKRLDKVVHDYNELYYKPAKIKLDELYKKGLLDDSKYFDEPLEWEFYELWHHEGRRARMGTAMMGPDYAWWHGFYELKKRFLHFMKSAAELLENNKKSFKTTIPASTGTTTKPFEENSESN